In Marixanthomonas ophiurae, one genomic interval encodes:
- a CDS encoding acyl-CoA thioesterase has protein sequence MSTVHKHVEESQVTISQLMLPSHTNFSGKIHGGYILSLMDQIAFACASKHSKNYCVTASVDTVNFLSPIEVGELVTMKASVNYVGRTSMIIGIRVEAENIHTGVKKHCNSSYFTMVAKDDDGNNVGVPGLILDSKIEIRRFLKSAHRLKIKKNRQNDFKASEFKVEKHLHELKDQNVTVSFNSKE, from the coding sequence ATGAGTACAGTCCATAAACACGTAGAAGAATCGCAAGTAACCATTTCACAACTCATGTTGCCCTCCCACACGAATTTCAGCGGAAAAATACACGGTGGGTACATTTTATCACTTATGGACCAGATTGCCTTTGCTTGCGCCTCTAAACACAGTAAAAACTATTGTGTGACCGCTTCGGTAGATACCGTAAATTTTTTGAGCCCTATTGAAGTTGGCGAACTAGTAACAATGAAGGCATCGGTGAATTATGTGGGAAGAACCTCCATGATTATTGGCATTCGTGTAGAGGCTGAAAACATCCATACGGGCGTTAAAAAACACTGTAACTCTTCTTATTTTACGATGGTTGCCAAAGATGATGATGGCAATAACGTAGGAGTTCCCGGTTTAATTTTAGACTCAAAAATAGAGATTAGGCGTTTTTTAAAAAGCGCACACCGTTTAAAAATTAAAAAGAATAGACAAAACGATTTTAAAGCTTCTGAATTTAAAGTTGAAAAACATTTACACGAACTGAAGGATCAAAATGTTACTGTTTCCTTTAATTCTAAAGAATAA
- a CDS encoding 6-phosphogluconate dehydrogenase: MKKILFIILGSLLALYLAYFAFVYFVTFSEGTRAGELIKFSHRGVIVKTWEGEISQGISGAQIFSFSVLDQEADVIKKLKEYQGSYVKLSYVERYDTFFFWGDTKYFVTDVTQENSPHFNRN, from the coding sequence ATGAAAAAAATACTCTTTATCATCTTAGGAAGCCTATTAGCATTGTATTTAGCTTACTTTGCCTTTGTGTATTTTGTAACTTTTAGTGAAGGTACTCGGGCTGGCGAGCTTATAAAATTCAGCCACAGGGGCGTTATTGTAAAAACGTGGGAAGGCGAAATAAGCCAAGGCATTAGCGGGGCACAGATATTTTCGTTTTCAGTTTTGGACCAAGAGGCCGATGTGATCAAAAAATTAAAAGAATATCAAGGGAGTTACGTAAAGCTGAGTTATGTTGAACGCTACGACACCTTTTTCTTTTGGGGCGACACCAAGTATTTTGTCACCGATGTTACCCAAGAAAATTCACCACACTTTAATAGAAATTAG